The Sediminitomix flava genome includes a window with the following:
- a CDS encoding HesB/IscA family protein produces MINITDKAKDRIIALRQEEGKTDNYHVRVSVKGGGCSGLMYDLSFDDEPKDSDEVFEDKMVKIFVDKKSLLYLLGTTLDFSDGLNGKGFQFVNPNASRTCGCGESFSV; encoded by the coding sequence ATGATAAATATAACAGATAAAGCAAAGGATAGAATCATCGCACTTCGTCAAGAAGAGGGCAAAACTGACAATTACCACGTTCGTGTTTCAGTGAAAGGTGGAGGTTGTTCGGGCTTGATGTACGACCTTTCTTTTGACGATGAACCAAAAGATTCGGATGAAGTTTTCGAGGATAAAATGGTTAAGATTTTTGTAGACAAGAAAAGCTTACTTTACCTTTTGGGTACAACATTAGACTTTAGCGATGGCTTGAACGGTAAAGGATTCCAATTTGTAAATCCTAATGCGTCAAGAACTTGTGGATGTGGAGAGAGCTTTTCGGTTTAA
- a CDS encoding M61 family metallopeptidase, giving the protein MNISTLNVAILNCIFFLIPLVTTAQNHVYHAYINLTETDFGKLPINLKRNGSPQQEIHFNFPKSIQGTYSYQNYNRFIELPKSDNIQSYTLNEDVFIIKSTQPIDRICYTVNQSWDKSPNVIFEPASTLFSKEVALLQWWAILPKILNENAKYIIHLEIENDKYITSSTPFTQLNDSVFVSDTLSYEQILDQSLLYSDQETVSFNLEESNLKIQIGSYSTLNKIHPYHLYKDIHETLSTISVYLPKEVFPITYSTLFYFNHKPYKSGKQGALEHKSGAVFTFPESKYEYLKDEIRKTIAHEFLHILNPLVISNTSLQNYDTQNPDIGQQLWFYEGLTEYLAVKLLWQSELISDEQFLEEILQKYNRSLWYDNTVPLSKLSEDVLSEYREQFGNFYNKGFLVSLSLDLFFYQNNSEFTIIELLHILLEKYPEGFEDDKLFSILEKESSVKGVNKFLKSIIQKNDDLPLEEFLFKIGIDFTPIHKIPKASLGNIGIAFKDEKVIVTDVSELDQFGKAIGYQKGDILFSLNNELLTTENFPSKVSEFQNESNSKDTIKIQILRNGKQIHTKAKALINYQEEKASIGLILEEKASFFLFKEHSILQQKD; this is encoded by the coding sequence ATGAATATTTCAACTTTAAATGTCGCGATTTTAAATTGCATTTTTTTCCTTATTCCATTAGTTACTACTGCACAAAACCATGTTTATCATGCATATATAAATCTAACAGAAACTGATTTCGGAAAATTACCGATCAACTTGAAAAGAAATGGTTCTCCGCAACAAGAAATCCATTTTAACTTTCCGAAGAGTATCCAAGGAACCTATAGTTATCAAAACTACAATAGATTTATAGAACTTCCGAAGTCTGATAACATTCAATCCTATACTTTAAATGAAGATGTATTTATAATCAAATCAACGCAACCAATCGATCGTATTTGCTACACAGTAAATCAAAGTTGGGACAAATCACCAAACGTGATTTTTGAACCTGCTTCTACCCTATTTTCAAAAGAAGTAGCATTACTCCAATGGTGGGCGATTTTGCCCAAAATCTTAAATGAAAATGCGAAATACATTATCCATCTAGAAATTGAAAACGATAAATACATCACATCAAGTACTCCATTTACACAACTCAATGATTCCGTTTTTGTTTCTGACACACTTTCCTACGAGCAAATTCTTGATCAATCTCTACTTTACAGCGACCAAGAAACGGTATCTTTTAATTTAGAAGAAAGTAATCTAAAAATACAGATTGGGAGTTATTCAACTCTAAATAAAATACACCCTTATCATCTATACAAAGACATACACGAGACATTATCTACTATTTCTGTCTACCTTCCAAAAGAAGTTTTCCCTATTACATACTCCACACTCTTCTATTTCAACCACAAACCATATAAAAGTGGAAAACAGGGGGCTTTAGAACATAAAAGTGGAGCTGTATTTACTTTTCCAGAAAGTAAATATGAATACCTGAAAGATGAAATTAGAAAAACTATTGCCCATGAGTTTTTACATATTCTGAATCCTTTAGTAATATCAAATACCTCTTTACAAAACTACGATACTCAAAATCCAGATATCGGGCAACAGCTGTGGTTTTACGAAGGACTGACTGAATACTTGGCTGTAAAGTTACTTTGGCAATCTGAATTAATTTCGGATGAGCAATTCTTAGAAGAAATCCTTCAGAAATACAATCGTAGTCTTTGGTATGACAATACTGTTCCATTATCAAAACTCAGTGAAGATGTACTTTCAGAATACAGAGAACAATTTGGGAATTTCTATAACAAAGGATTCTTAGTCTCCTTAAGTCTTGACCTTTTCTTCTATCAGAATAATTCTGAATTCACGATCATCGAATTGCTACATATTCTACTTGAAAAGTATCCTGAGGGATTTGAAGATGATAAACTTTTCTCCATTCTTGAAAAAGAATCTTCTGTAAAAGGTGTTAATAAATTCTTAAAATCGATCATTCAAAAAAATGACGATCTTCCTCTAGAAGAGTTCTTATTTAAAATTGGAATTGACTTTACGCCTATACATAAAATCCCCAAAGCTTCCTTAGGGAATATCGGTATCGCTTTTAAAGATGAAAAAGTAATTGTCACTGATGTATCTGAACTTGATCAATTTGGGAAAGCCATCGGATACCAAAAAGGTGATATCCTCTTCTCTTTAAATAATGAATTACTCACGACTGAAAACTTCCCATCTAAAGTTTCAGAATTTCAGAATGAAAGTAATTCTAAAGACACCATCAAAATTCAGATTTTAAGAAATGGGAAGCAGATACATACTAAAGCGAAAGCCTTAATTAACTACCAAGAAGAAAAGGCATCAATAGGATTAATCTTGGAAGAAAAAGCTTCTTTCTTCCTGTTTAAAGAACACAGTATTCTTCAACAAAAAGATTAA